The sequence TTACTCCTTAAGCACCTTCTTCCTCCAGGAGAATGGGTTCCTAATCCACAGAGCACGGCTCACTCTCAGCCTCAGCCACAGGAGGATGGACTGGGAGACAGCAGACCAGGGGCACAGGAAATCAACACAGAGGAAGTCGGGCTCCAGACCCTCGAGAGAAGAAAACTCACCTTCTGAGAAGATGATGTGGTCGTTGCACTCATCAGAGCTACAGGAACACATAAAGAAAGTCTCGCcagacacttttttttccttcataatacACTTTGGAGAAGCAGCATCTTCAAGAACAAATCCATGGTAGGTGAGCTTGGGGTCATGGCAAACCGTCTCTAGTGTTATGTTCTTATCATTCTTTCTCCTGGGGTGAAGCgttcatgggaggaggggaggggaaaagagaatggaTGAGTATGGTCTCTGGACAGAAAAGCAATCTCGACTCTCTTTCCTTCACAAAGTTGTTTCTAACAACAGCAGCTGGTTCCTGTTCTCCCACATGAAAACACGTTGGCCTAGAGTCTCCTGGGCTTTTTCTActcatttcagtttttcctttgcttatttgCAGAACCCACTTAGGTTTAGAAACATGAGGGCTTTCCTTGGGGGCTAACCTGTTGAAGAACTTTACACATAAGTCTTAATTAAATCACGAAAAAGGAGGTCATGGGAAAACAGAACAGGCCTGGTCGTCAGGATGACTTTAATCCTTCCGTCCTCAACGCACTGAAAGGCTCACATTGCATCGCCGGTTGATTTGACAGAATCAGGGTCATGTCTAGCTAAATTGTTCTCAAAGAGCTCGCCTGGGAAAATAGCTGCAGTTCCTCTTTTTTGGTTTGCTGGGCCCCAGCGCAGTGGGTGTGAGGGCATATTCCATGTCAGCAGCTGGCCGTGCTGAGAAAACACAAGAAACTTCCTAGAGAAAGAATGGCACTTTCCCGAATTACAGAGAGGAACAGACGGGAAAAACATCAGAACACATGGAAAAGAACTTCATGGTGTTCTCCATTTACAGTTCAGAGAAATAGTTTATGCTGTCATAGACTAATTACTTCTACACTTAATATCCTATCACATCACATCTGAGCCTAACTCAGCTAAGGGCTCAGAGAATCTTTCATGTGGCATTTTACTGGGCCTAGGAAATATTCAGTCGGCTCTACATgtacattacatttaaaaatcacatgatgaaTGCCCACTATTATAActacaaaagccaaaataaaactCTGGCATCCTTGGAAAACTGTGTTTTTCTGTGCCTGATTCAATCTACTCCCCTCATCAACTTGCCACCTTGGATGATTCTGTCCAAGACTAAGGTTGATCTaacctccttccttccatttctccccttttcaGATAAAAACACCTACGGTCTTGAATGGTATATTCTATATCTGGAGGGGGCGTCTAGGGAAGGGCTAACCAGGTGTTAAATACACAAGAGGTCCAGTCAGTTTTGCGAGTGTAACCCTCCCTGGCAAGGATTCTGAGCGCATGCATATGAGTGCACGTGTGGGCACATGCTTGGGCACATTCACCaactgcccaccccacccccagacacTCACTGCTCACAGCCAGTAAAATGGGAGGCAAGCTGGAAGAAAGAAGCAGCTAAGGTACAGCTTTCACCTGGAAAAGAGTAGGGGCCATACCCACAGGGAAAGAGCAACTTTGACCAGTCCCACCACTTAGTGCTTAACTCAAGGAGACTAAAGGACAAGATGTCAACAAGGGGACAGGAAGACCAGGAGAGAAGGTGAGGATGGAATGGTCCAGCCAGAAATGGAGTCAGTGTTATGTCATCCATGCAGCTCGGAGTTGACTCCAACAGAGGAGCACGTGCCCCTTGGTGAAAGAGCTCAACGGTTCTGGAACTAACCATCCAACAGGCACAAGAGGAGCAAGCCCTTGCTAAGCAGGTCCTACTGTTAAACAGCGACAATAAGAATCCTCACTGTAGGCTGGCTGGCAGGGAACTAAGCGAAACATACCTTGGCATGATCACACaacaaattatgtatatttaaaaatctagccATCCTTGACCCCAAATCTCCTGGGAAGTCTTGGCAAAAATGGCGGCCATGAAACAAGagcacctccctccctgcccccacagttgtgtgcgtgtgtgtgcatgcatgtgcatccAGGGTTGTTTTGTGGTTTTGGTAACAAACACAAGGCATGCTGACTCCTCTCTACTCCCAGGGAAAAGCATGATGCTGCTTCCTTGTGAAGCTTCTAGAGACCAAGgaatgggaaaaggaaggaactgTGAGCCATGCAGGAAAGGTGCTTTACAGTCATTGGGCAGCTCTTCCACaacctcctgcctcccacctcaaAGCTGCTCAGAGAACCAATGTCGCAGAGAGGAAACTCCGGCAGAATACTTGAGTCTCGGTAAAGTCCTTAAGTGCTTTCTCCACTCCCTCCTGTCACAGTGCCCTCCATGACAGGTGGAGCTAACTTTGCAAAACATCTTTGAACACAGCtgagcaaaggaaggaaaaatacgatgaaataaaaacagactaCTTCTTTGTCCTGAAACATTTGCTCTGAGCCATTGAAGAGGTGGTCAATAACCACTAAAGAAAGAACCAGagtaatgaaattaattttggttccaaaatatttctataatgGAAAGAACTTAAGCATTTTACATGGTATGGGTGCACAACCGACATTCtgtaaatgaatgactgaatcaatgaatgaatggacaggaCACTAAAACTGAGAAAGGCATGGGAACGCACTACCAAAGTAGACACCTTCAGTTCCACATCTGGCTGTTTCTAAAACAGCCTCCTGTCTTAGCTTGGGTTCCCTGGCAACAGACTTCAAGGCTGTGAATGTCTGTGCAGGAGGTTTTGGAGATGGACCTGTAAGGCACTGAAGGAAGCAGTGCTGCACAGAGGGGGGAGTTGAACCACAATGCAGGTTGCAACAAAGGACTCAGTGGATCCCTCAGGAGCAGGGATGGCTCATTAGAGCTGTCCCAAATTGAGGGACGCATTTGGATCTCTGCATCAATCAGTCATAGGATGCTGGCCGCCCATCAACAGGGGCCAAACGTGAGGAGAGGCCAAACTGGAATAAAGCAGCTCTGATCAGTGGAAGGGAATTCCCTGGAGGGACTCGGGCGTGATCCCTCAGCAGCCGGTGCTGCCAGCAGCTGAGGGGTCAAGTACTTCAGTGCTGAAGGCATCAGGGGGATGTACCACAGCACCCACCGCACGGCCCTTTCTGCTTACCCACACTCTCGCTCCACAGGAGTACCCGTCTTCGCCAAGACAGGTCAAAAGAACATTCACTGTGTTTACTCTTTATGGCTGGGACACAGAGGAAACGGGGAGCCTTCCTCTCCCCCACAGGCTCCCATTTTCTGAGACTACACAGCCTCTGCTGCACAGAGACTTGATCACAGTCAGTCATCTGGACTTGTACTACAGGGCAGGGAAAATATCTTAATTGGAAGAGCCTGTTTTTGGCAAGCTCTCACACAGTGAGATAGCTCCCAGTGGAGGTTTAAGTAAAGATGGCCAGCAGAGAGAGAACCAAAGAAGGAAGCCTGGGCTCATCCAGTCTGGTGTCTCAATCTTTCCTGCACTAGACTGGACAGATGCTCATCCAGCCTCTCCTGCACTTTATTTGACTCTTTTAGAGACGGAAGGCTGTTCTGCTCTTACGAAACCACgattatgaaaatgtttaaacCTATACTGAGCACAAGTCTACCCCCTGGTAAATTTTATGGAccctcctccttctgcccttCAGTTATACAGAACAAGTTTATTCTATTTTCCAACAGACAGATCATCAAATACTTCTCAAGGGAACCCATGTCTTCTCTTTATTGGACTAACCATGTCTAATTGCCTCAGCCATTCCTCAGATCCCATGCTTTCTAAACCTATAATCATACTGGTCCCTTTCCTCTAAACATGATCTTTCTCAAAATCCCTTTTTCAAAAAGTGTTGCTCAGAACAAGACATGAATGAAGTTGGCAGGTACAGCAAGCTGTCATGACAGGTCTTCACTGTTGACATTCCTTTAGTTCCCAAGAAACTAATTCATCTCCTGGTATGTATGGAAATGTGCAAGGTTTTCAGGTCTATCATCAAGGCTAACTATACGTGGTCTGGAGAAAGTCTCAGATGACTCATTCccaaagaggaggggaagatatTTGGATTTATATTCTCGTTTGCCAAGTGGCTGGGAGACACATAggctccttaaaaaaaaaaaaagccaataaattCCAAATATCAGAATAAGTCTGCAAaatgttctatttcattaatgaatttatacatttttataaaatggagacaattcaatgatctctacttttcttttatctcttgcCTATACCTCTAATCCATGACCATGAATTAATCAAATGATTCATGAACAccctgtgtttgtgtgtggacTGAGGTGGGcggaatgagagaagagagaggggaggaaccCGATTGAAGAGAACTGTGTAGTTCTGACCCAAGAAAAAGATGTAGTGTGTAGCCCACCGGTGGTGTGAGTGACATGGCCAGGGCTTCACTAAGGAATGGGCTGTTTTTCTGATTCCCCaaatagttttcccttttcttactaGTTCTGACTAGTTCTCTTCCAAAAGCCCACCtttcatctcctctccttccacaaaacaagtcttagatTGTCTCAGAAGAACAAAACTCCTGGTGTCACTAGGATGTAGTAAGGGAGTGTCAATTAAATGACTACTAAGTAGCATATTCCTCCCCTTAACACAAGGAAGGGCTTCCAGatttattacaaatattaaagGTCATCTCACATactgtcacacacacacgtaaacacatacacatagataCACGTGTGTATGTATTTGCAAATGTGTCGAATATCTCTGGAAACTACACTGAATAATTAAAAGAGAAGGAGGCTAAGGACAAGCAATGGGACAGACGTGCACACTTAGGGCGTGGAGACGCACCCACTCTATGCCCCACAGCATACATTTCTTATCAAAGGGGAAAAGAACAATGGTTAAAAGGCAGCCTTACCAGACAGCCACACAGACTTCGCGTGGCTTCTCACATCTGGACGTGATGCTGCAGTTGCTCATGCAGGATTTCTGGTTGTCACAGATGGAAGAGCTCACGTtgcaaaatttacaaaattgtgGAAACTTGACTGCACCGTCGTTGTCAGTGACCATCATGTCATTATTAACTGGGATGGGCAGGAGAAAGATACAATAAATGGTTACCTAACTGCTAGGCAGCAGACCAGTGAATTCCCGATGATGTCACACAATTTCAAATGCACCTGCTGTCCTAAGAATGAACCAGGGAGAAAGGCAAAATAATGCCTTCACATCAGATTTGAATTTCCCTCACATACGCAATTTGTGAGGAAAGCCATTACAGAGAGGTAGTGGTTGCGGgcagggagggtgagggaggTTTGACTAACTTCTTGCTTTCGTCAGTGATTACCATAAGGCACTGCTTCTACAAAAACCTCATCAATCAAGAAACATAGACTGGACTGGCCCATTTCATAGTACTGGCTGCTGAGAGCACAGTGAAAAGTACCCATAAGGAAATTACAGTTCAGCTGGGTGGATGGACAAGGAAACAGACTATGAGAGGGTAACCCAAAATAGAGAGAAGCATGGAGGATGTGGGAGCCAGACAAGAGTCACCGCCCAGATGGGCAGAGAGAGGTCAAAAGGCAGCAGAGCTGTGAAGTGCAAAAGGGAGTTGGCCAGCTCAGAGGAGTCACTGTCGGGGAAGGACGGTGCCATCACTTTCCTGACCTACACCCCAAAGAGCTCTAGGACCTTCTTTGCAAGGGATGGCTCTGACTTCTCTGCTGCTTTGAGGGAAGTCAGTTGGTTAACCAATGCTGACCGAGTGCCTCCTAGACACAATCCCAAACACTGGTGAGGCATTGGAGTCCTGCAGGTGACAAAAACCTGAGTTCCACCTCAAGGGTCTGCTGCCTGCTGCCTCAGTGATGTCAGCCCTTGCCTCAGCCGCCACCGCTCACTCCTTCCTCGCGAGCCCTCTTACTgcttcctcattattttttagGACATACAGGCTTTTCCTGGAAGAAGCcaagttccttccttcctctgaccTTGGCCTTGCTactctctttgtctggcttctaGTCACCTTTATGGTCTCTGggtaaatgtcacctcttcatcCTAATGCAGCCCACAAGTAGCTACCATAGGACTTGGATATTCTGCTCAAAGTAACTCCATCACTTCCTTGCTTAGAATCTAGCCACCAAAATGCCAGCTCCATGAGACCCTATCTGCCTTCTTCACACACTGTGTCTCCAGTGCCAAGTAGAGGGCCTGTCACATAGAAGATATGCCAAAATACCTATGAACAAGGGAATAGAGGCAGCCATAAAGGAATGAACATTTGGCCCTTTATACCAGAGGGCAAGGATACAGACTTTCTTCACTCACGTCACAGAGTGTGATTACAAGGCAACATTCATTCACAGTCACCAATAACGTATTCAACCCAGACTGTTGCAGCGGCACGTatgctggggcagagagggaatAAACACAGCACAGACCCCCTGCCCACCTTGTTCCTCAATGAGAAACATTTCCATTGGCAATGGTGGTCATTAAGGGCGTAAGTTTGGAGAGTGAGTTGAAGTAAGACCAGGCCATTAGGCATTTGGTCAACAAACATGAACCTAAAGATACTTATATCCTGGAGTAAAAAGATGAAGCACAGAGACCGCATGTGGCACTAGACTAGTCGTTGGCCTTTAGGAGGTTGGAGGTGAGGCTGGGACAGCCAcccccccagctccccaggttAGGTGTGCTCCCGCCTAAAGCCAGAGGCACAGTTTCAGTGCCTCTCAAGGTCAATGCTGGTCCTTGAATTTTAGCTTCCAGTCATCGATGCTTTGCCTCACACACATCTCGGTGACTTGAGCCTAACACCTGTTTGCTGGGtctctaaaaatataaacatgtatCAATTTAAGATTTGCTTTCTTGTGGTAACattaaatatagaaggaaaaaataaacccaTTCATCCCTCTCAGGCCTCGAGTTCATTTCAGGAAGAGTATTTTTAGGTAAcaaactattttgaaattctcAAAGCCTCCCAGAGCAAGAGCTCTATGCTTAGCTAAAAATACAGGCCAAATGCTCTCTGAACCTTGTGTTACATTTGGGACTAACGCaacaatgaatatgtattttttctgcaGTGGTGAGATTTGGATCATTGTGAAACAACTAATTTAACCCTTTAGGTTTCCCTACAAGACATAAAAGCTAGGA comes from Equus quagga isolate Etosha38 unplaced genomic scaffold, UCLA_HA_Equagga_1.0 97317_RagTag, whole genome shotgun sequence and encodes:
- the LOC124234628 gene encoding TGF-beta receptor type-2-like, with amino-acid sequence MMVTDNDGAVKFPQFCKFCNVSSSICDNQKSCMSNCSITSRCEKPREVCVAVWRKNDKNITLETVCHDPKLTYHGFVLEDAASPKCIMKEKKVSGETFFMCSCSSDECNDHIIFSEGEFSSLEGLEPDFLCVDFLCPWSAVSQSILLWLRLR